Sequence from the Esox lucius isolate fEsoLuc1 chromosome 6, fEsoLuc1.pri, whole genome shotgun sequence genome:
actgtacaaattgtgagtaaaaagggaatggaataatttacaaatctcatagactaatattttattcacaatataatatagatgacatatccaatgtttaaactgagaaaatgtatcactataagggaaaaataagtagattttaaatatcatggcatcaacacatctcaaaaaagttgggacaaggccatgtttaccactgtgtggcatcccctcttctttttataacagactgcaaacgtctggggactgaggagacaagttgctcaagtttatgaataggaatgttgtcccattcttgtctaatacagacTTCTaattgctcaactgtcttaggtcttctttgtcgcatcttcctctttatgatgtgccaaatgttttctatgggtgaaagatctggactgcaggctggccatttcagtacccggatccttattctatgcagccatgacatagtaattgatgcagtatgtggtctggatcctgcgcttctggatcctgtttagatacggcctcttttttgacctatagagttttagccggcaacggcgaatggcacagtggattgtgttcaccgacaatgttttctggaagtattcctgagcccatgttgtgatttccattacagtatcattcctgtatgtgatgcagtgccgtctgagggctcgaagatcacaggcatccagtatggttttctggccttgaccgttacgcacagagattgttccagattctctgaatctttggatgatattatgcactgtagatgatgataacttcaaactctatTTTccctgagaaactcctttctgatattgctccactatttttcaccccAGCAtaggggaattggtgatcctctgcccatcttgacttctgagagacactgccactctgagaggctctttttatacccaatcatgttgccaattgacataataagttgcaaattggtccttcagctgttccttatctgtacatgtaatttttccagcctcttattgctacctgtcccaacttttttggaatgtgtagctctcatgaaatccaaaatgagccaatatttggcatcactttcaacattcgatatgttatctatattctatcgTGAAtaatgagatttgtaaattattccattccttttttactcacaatttgtacagtgtcccaacttttttggaatcgggtttgtacatggATGTAACTCACCAACTCTGTAGGCGGAGTGCAGGTAGTGAAGTCCCTGCTGGCTGATTGGCTGGCTATGCTGCTCATCTTCAGAGGGGAAAGGGGTGCTGACCAATGAGGCTGGCTGGGAAGACATCCCAGGAAGAGATGACCCCTGAATGGCCTGGATTGTGGAGCCTGAATGGACGCCACCTACTGGATAGAAAGGGGAAAAAGATGCGGCTCCTGAAAGTGCCATGGAGAATCAATTATAAACATccatcaagtaaaaaaaaagaaaaaaaagaaaaagatttgtACAACCTTAGGTATTGAATGTGAACCATCAATTAAATCTGCTAATACGGTCCAAATGATTGGTCAACTATAAACAGACTGACTACAGATCAAAATGGTACAAAAGCTTTCATTCACATGCATACCGGAGCATGCgactcacactctcacacacacagttgtctCTGCTCACCTGCTACAGTGGTGCTCAGAGGCAGGCCGGTCTCGGTGTGGTACGGGTGGACAGCGATCTGGGTCATGGACGGTACAGGAACACCCGGGAAGGTGACGGCAGTCGCTGCCATGGGCGGATGGGGGCCTGTGGCCACTGAGAATGGGTACTGGGCACCGAGAAAGGCCGGGTGCATTCCCTGAGagggcacacagacacacttaaaATTAGTTAGATGCTATTCTCCATTTCCATCGTGGGCCATTGTTGTATCGTTTATCTACACACAGAGGGACGatacaacaacataaaaacgACTTAATGATTCCTAGAACACAAAAACGACTCTGACAAAAACAGATTCTCCCAAGATTTCCTCTATAACCTCCTGACATgcctaaaataattatttggttaTGGATTCCTTTGCGAACTATGATTTTTAACAGTGCAAAATGGTCACTTGGCCCCCATTTTTAATGCTGTTGACTGTACATCTTCCTGTTCCCTTCCATGTCTCCCAACTCAATTCAAACTTGTATTTATAATGGGCCAAAACTGTCAAACTGAAAACATCAATAACAACACAATAACCTCAAATTGGTAAAACACAATCAAATGAAATCAAGGGAATGCAGAACTCTGTGTTAATGATTCTGGAGACAGTTTTTCCATTGCTAAATAGATTTTGACTTCCAGACAGTTTGGAGAAGTTTGTACCATCTGCTATTCTCTTTGACGTTCTGGGGACCGGGATAAGATCTGCATCTAGACTAACGATATGAGCATCTTAAAGAGCCATCAGCCTAGTATTTCACTGGAAACCTCAGTAACGATCCTCAACCAGTTGATTTCTATGTAACCAATCACCTTTCTCCATGCTGTGACacgccccccgccccccgccgCCTCCAGACAGTCCTCTTACCTGTGGGTAGGCTCCCCCCGACACGGGGAACACAGTGGGCCGGGGGACGTGTTGCAGCGGGTGGCCCAGGTACTGGGGGGTGCAGACCGTGGGCAGATGGGCCTGGATGGTGGTGTAGGGGTGCAGGCCCTGGGTGTGAGGGTGGGCTATGGCCGAGCCGGGCAGGGCGTGGGACTGGTAGATGGTGGAGCCCACGGAAATGACGGGCACCACGGCCGCTGCCGTCACCGAGGCGGTGACCGCCGCCACGCCGGACGGGTCCATAGGCCCACTGTTGTCTGTCAGCCCGTGGCCAGCGTCCGGGGGCCTCCTCCCCGCGCCGCCGTTGGCCCCGCAGCGCCCCGGGCCCTCGCGCTGGGTCCCCGAGCCCCCTCCCACCGTCTGCTCGTAGAGCCAGTACCACTGGTGGGCCACCTCGAACAGAACCTCAGGGTACACGCCACCCCCTTTAGCTGCCTCCTCCACAGCCATACAGGCTTTCTCTAGCATCACGTTGTCCTGAGGGGAGGAGCAAGGAGGTGGAGGCGCGAGgacgaggagaggaggagaaagacgGAGAAGGGTGAAGACTTTCAGCATAAAAGTAACTTTTTGGGACAAAATTGataaaaggatataaaaaaaagaatgaaaggaTGCCCAGCCTACATGAGTAGTCCGATGTGTCTTCTGCAGAACTGAAGAGTACCGGACATGTACCTGTTCCTTGCACTGGACCAAGGCCCTCTGGATCTCATTAGGGTTGAGGGCGTGTGCGTGGGGCAGACAGCTTAGGGCCAGCTCGGCCGCAGCGCGGACCATGTTTGGGTCCCGCGCCCGTGAAGCCCTGTCTGCCAACGAGGCCACCTCAGGAGGTGTGAGGTGGCCGTCCCAGCACTCCACCAGGATGTTGAGGGCGGCGCTGCCGATCTCCATGGCCTGGCCTACAGGGGGCGAGACACTTCGATAAGCGGCCGCCACACCGCGTTGCGCGCAAATGATCTGTCGCTCAGCAGTAACAGGGGCCTTTCAACAACACCGGCCTCGGTGAGTGTTCCTGAGGCTCGGCAGACCTGGTGAGGGTCTGCCGTTGAGGCTCGCTGAGAGATTCACGAGAGGTTCTCCACATTAACACCACGGTGGTGTTGATGTCGTGTTGGCATCCAATACGGATCCCTTCCCAttacacattactccagtcTGTACCCACACCGGGGCCTCTACGCCACACGTCATGTTATGAACCTGCCATCGTCTTATACGCATGCTGAAGAAGGCCTTGTACAAGAAAATGGGATTATCTAAGTATTCTACGGTGCTATCCTATCTCCACATACTCTACACAAAGATTCAGCGCCCCATTCACTGAGTTTATATGGAACCAAACAGTGCTGAGTTCAAGCCATCATTTTAATTCACCTTAGTTCACATATACTCCACCCTTTCCAAGTGTAGGTCAGCTCAGTCATTACAGCAATCATTCTAAATAAGGTTATATGGTCAGAATCAGACCCACAGGTCCGACACCGGCCTGGAAGACGCAGGACAGAAGTTCATTGTTCCAgtggtggtggcaacatcacTCACACTTCAGTGCTATACAGTCCGGCTTCGGGTCAATGCACAGTACAAAGACAGGCTTGGTGAAATGCTATAACTCACCCGCTGATCCATTTTCTCCTGGATCTCTTTGGAAACAGTAGATTCCTCTAGAGCTGCTTTGGACACAGTAGATTCCACCAGATTTCACTAGAGCTGCTTTGGACACAGTAGATTCCACCATTCTATGGTAGGGTATGGGTAAGGTTCACCTCCTACCCCCACTAACCGCAAGATGTACCACACCCTCAACAAGGCAAAATCAAAGGACGCTGAGGTGTTCCACAAGGGTCCGTGCTGGCACCACTCCTTTCCTGCTCTACATGATGATACGTGGCCAGGTCTTCAGACCACGTCCGCTACTCCACAGACGACACACAGGTTTACATGCACGCCAGGCCCAACACATCATCTCAACGTTGTCCCACAGTCAGGACAAGCATTTGATGTAGAACTAGTTGTACATCGCACTAGTTTTGAAACTCAGTAGCAACAAGATGGAAGCATTGCTGATAGGCATCCCACCAATTCTGACCCAGAAAGGAAAAACCATTCATTTTCTACAGAATTATGGGACTGCAGTACTTCGGGGGCCCGACTGCaatcaatgaataaaaaaattgcagCTCTTTCCAAACAAAGAAACATACCCACTTCACCCCCATTCGTGCTGACCTCCATGCTGCTGTCCAATAACGAACATAAAAATGATCATTCTAGTCCACAAAGCTTTAAATGGCATTGGACCAGCCTACGGGTCAGAAGTACTCTCCCCCTATGAACCTCCATAACCCCTCTGGTCAAGCCAAACAGTTTCATGACCAGAACAACCCACTAGGAACACTGGGAGACGCTGCCTTATTTCTCCCATGGACCACACTGACTTATTTCTCCCATGGACCACACTGACTTGCCCTTCCATCtaaccttattaaaataaaatgcattattatcatcattacttatcataataataatgattatttttGCAACACTACCTTTTCCAGTAACTATAGATTTGAAACCCTTGTCCTGCGAGggtataaaaatatacaaattatgtattttctgtgtttacCTAATCATCTAGCGGTAACAAAGCATTCTGGGTAAACGATCCCAATAGGAAAGAACAGAGGAGAACAAAGCCGGTCACCTGTGATCCAGGAAACATGGGAAGAGTAGGTCCTGGAAAGCCAGTTGGGCGATACGAAGTTGTGCAGGCCCAGGGCGTACAGGCCAATCTCGAAGGCACAGAGGTGCAGGTTGCGGTGGGGGCCCTGGTGGCCTCCGCTGGCTGACGGCTGGGTGAAGATGGAGGTGGAGCTGTTTCCCCCAGCCTTGATCAGCACCGTCTTGGCCAGCTCAAAGTAGAAGTGGGCCGCCGCCTCTGACGGCTGGTTGGGCACATGGGGGGCGTGGCATTCAGGACGACGCCCTTTATACCTAAATAGGTGGACGGGAAGAGCAAAGGGAGCGCATTCACACATTTTCCTTTGATGAGTCCACCAATAATCACACACCATCAACGGGTTTGTGGCAGGACTCACCTGCTGGTATCTGTGCTCTTTGCCCTGGCTCCACCTCCGGCCCTACGAGAGCCACTGGATGAGGAGGAGCCCAGCGAATCAGAGGAAGAGCTGCTGATGCTGTCACTGTCTTGGCCCCTCCCCCAGGAGGCTGCAGCCCAGCCTCCTCTGAGCGGACGTCGACTGAGGGTGGGGGAGCTGTCGGAGGTGGTTTCAGGGGCACTGCTGTCGATGCTCGCCATGCCTGAGACGACCAGATCAAACCCTGTCAATCTCAAACCAATCGGCCAGTTGTATAATAGGTTAGTTATAAGCGGTTGAGGTCCTGTTAAGTGGGTTACCTGTGTGCTTCTTCTTCTGACGGACAGGAGAGCCCCAACATCGCCCGCTGTACGCCCCCCTCCCACCTAGAGCCAAACGGCTGGGCACCGTGCCTTCAGGCTTGAATGGGGCGGCCTCGCTCGGCTGGTCACATGACGCAGGCTGGGCGCCATCTGCTCAGACAATAAGTCACATTTAACACTGACACCGTAGCGGATACACAGCCACGGCTGCCTTCCAAGAATCCCTTAAATGTTTAACCGTGTGGCAGGAGTCTAACACGGCACGTACGGCCGACACCACCCACCATGCTCTCTGGCCTCACCGGCGACCTCCGCGGCTGGAGCGCTGTTCTGACCACCGCTGCCGGCCAGACACGCCTGCTGCCCGGCCGCCCCGCCGGAGGCCACCACTTGCACGGAGGACGAGGACACGGCCGCAGCTGTGGCGTTGGAGGCGTGTTTGGAAACCCCTCCTGTGGCACCCCCGTGCCCGTGGGCGGAGTGCTTCGACGGGCTCCGCTGGCTGCTGACAGCTGGCTTGCTGGAGTAGAACGAGCTCAGGGTCTGGGGTTTATGGGTCTGGCTCTCCCTGTCCAGCAGCTTGTCCAGGATCTGAGAAGTCACAGAGGGAGGGTCATGCACGGGCCTCGTTTGGGGGTTTGGTTATTCAGCTGGCTGCAGTTCGGACACCACGGCGTACATTTTTCAGCTTGCTCTGGTCATCCTTATATGTTATCATAAGGGCCAGGGCCAagtctcctttctctctccggGTCCCCTCACACAGCAGAGGGTGCTCTGCCTCGCTCACTGTGGTCTTCATCCCTGCAGGGAAAAGGGCAGAAACGAACATGAAAAGACTGCAGCAGAAGATGTCAGCAGGTCGAAGCCAAATCGGTACCTTGGTGTTCTCATATTTTACTATCATTATCTCAGCACAAATATTCTAAAAGTGATGCCTAGCATCTGAAGGTTTAAATCGGAGAACTCTTGCAGGATAACAAACTCATTATACCAACATGTTTAAATCAGAGCATTCCAATTGAGGCAGCAAGGCAGCCCAGAGGTTACGGTACTGAGTAGTGTCCGAAAGGTTCCTGGTTATAATCGCCAAACTTAAGGATACATCGATCTTACCCTGTGCAAGACAGTTCACCCTAATTGCTCTTCTTCCCCTTAACATTTAACCAGGTCATTTCTGAAAATAAGAATTAGTTCATAATTTACCAGGATAAATAAAAGAATCCATGAATGCACTATTTTGCTCACCCAATAGGTGTCAGTAAAAGACAGTAAATAACGTGGAGTAAATTGTTTTTTCTCAacacagctagctagctacggaGGCATGAGAGCAGAGAGAAACAGCAGTTCAGCCAACTCCACTACTTGTTTTCAGCCGCACAAAAGTCAGCGTTCATCACCACCTTTGGCCCAATCAAAGACAATATAAATGAATCCGTAACATGCCATTACAACAGCCGAGGCAAACGGACTCACGCGAACAGGTCGGGGACATGCTAAAGGGAAGAAAAGGGAGTGTGCTCAAAAACACACTGCAGCACACTGACTAAGGCACATCTGGACTGCCTTACAAGGCCAGCCAAAGTAGCCTACTCCGTGATGAGTTGAGGAGCAGCCAGCAGAGTTCCACACATCAGGTTACCACATACCAGGGAGTGAACACATGGTTGTTAGTCTCATCTGCCGTATTTGtagtgttgtttaaaaaaaaataaaaagtattggtTTTTAAAATGGTTTACTTGAGCACACACAGACTTATTTCAGTGGTTTCTGCAGTAAGGGGATGACTCTCAGGGATTGTGACTGGCACAGGGGAATGAGGATCTTACCCAGTGCTGCTACAGCCGCCTCGAAGCCTAGCTCCTCATCGCCAGGCATCTCGTTGTTCCGGTTACGACTGGGCGGACGAGAACCTGTGGGGGACACGACTGTACAAACCAAacagaaaggggggggggggggggcatgattACTCAAAGTCTGCTTGTAATGATATATGTACtttatatatactatataatgtgtaaactcaaacatacaatcTGAAAGTTTTAAGATTCTGGGCAAAACGAAAACTGAACATGTACTGAGATTCACCTGGGGTACACAGCACATCAAATATAAAGCTGGCTAGCATGAGGGGCAGGACGGGCCGGTAGTCACAGAAGTTGCCGTCTCTGAGCTGCTCGGCCCGGTCCCGTATGGACGTCATCTCCACCAGGCCCAAAGGGATCTTCTTCAGCAGAGCCACCACCTCTGACTCCTGATAGGCCAGCTTGACCTCCAGGGCCTTGGTGGAGGCTGGGGGCCTCTGTAGCTCCAGGGAGAACATGCCCGTGTTGAAGGCCAGGTTGTGGAGCTCAAGCCTCTCGCTCAGCACAGTCAGCAGGAACGAGGTCTTGACCAAGGTATTGGTGGCCACCTGGGTCTGCCTGCTGGTGGACACCTTGCTCTTCTtgcccttggtctggggctgctcCACCTTCAGGTCTGGGGGGTTGGCCAGCAGGTCCCCGGCCAGCTCCACCGCCAGCCTGCAGGCCTCGTTGCTGTAGCCGTGGGCGTGGAGGGCCTCTGCGCATGCAAACAGCACCTCCATCTGGCCCTCCTGCTCCAGCGGTTTGATCCCGGCAAATATGTCCGGTTCCTCCTCGTGATTGTTCTCAGGCGctctctctgccccctcctCAGAGGCCGCACTCAGATAGTAGGCTTGATAatcatcctctcctccagggTCTCCCCCGGCCCCCTCTAGGGCCAGACCAGCGCCGTTGCTCTGGCCGGCTTCTCTGCGCCCACCACGCGGTGGCTTGGCAGCGGCAGAAGTCACAGTAACGACGGCGACCGAGGTGGAGGGCCGACAGTCTCCAGGCGGGGGCGATGCATCGTTTCCGTTCACCTCCATCTCcgcctccacctccacctccttccccACGCCAACGGCCGCTTCCACGGCGCCAGCGACATTCTCCTTCAGGGGGAAGGCGGGCTGCGGCTCGGCCACGGGCAGGGTGGCAGCGAGGGTGACGCGTTTGCCCTCAAAGGCGCGCTCCTTGGGCGCATTTCCGGCTCCTTTTGGGCCCCCGCTGTACTTGTGTGGCTCCCTGAGGAGGGGGCTCGGGGAAGGCAGCATCTCGGGCGGCGGGGGAGTGAAGTCGAACGTGTTGCTCGCCTCCGCGCCCAGCGCCAGACTGGAGCCATCATCCAGGCTCAGCTCGGCCATGTCGGGCTCCAGGGAGCTGTCCTCACTGCTGGTGCGGCGCTTGGCTGCTTGGTGTTTTCCCCCAACCCCTCCTGATCCCCCTGACGAAGACTTCCCTGCCTGAGCTAGCTTACCCTTTCCCCCAGTGGAGGAGGAGCTGGCGCCTTTGTACACGCCCTTACTACCGCCCTCCTctagagaaagagacacagcgCCTCCCAGGCGCACCAGGACCCCTCCGGTGCCTCCGGCCGACAGCCCCTTCCTCTTGCTCGCAATGGTCTCTTTGGGCCTGACGGCCACTTCTTGTTGAGGACTTCTGCCCTTGTAgtctcccccacccccctcagAGCTGCCAgatctcccccctcctcctccgggTTCAGGGGGGTCTCCAGACGGACTCGCCTTTGCTCCTCTCTGCTGTTGCACTGCCCTGGCCCAGCAGAAGGAGGCGCTCTTCTTGTCGGCACTGCAGTAGGTGATGCCGGGCAGCGGGTAGGCCACCTCCCAGTTGAAGTAGCAGGACTCCACTGCTGGCTTGAAGCCCTGGAACAGCTTGTCCAGGGACTTGCGGTGTTGCCCTCGCTTCACAATCTCAATCACCTTCAGGTGCCACTGTTTGAGCTGGGCTGCTAGCTCCAGACGCCTATAGGACGGTGCCAAAAAAGACGTGGAGAAACACTTTTAGTCAATGTAagaagggacacacacacacacacacacacacacacacacacacacacgctaattTAACCCAGGACTTCAAGTAGGAGCACATAACCCTCAGATGTCACTGTGGGACAGACCCTGGTTTAGGTCGAAAACATTATATGACTGTACATTCCTAAACAATTCAGATACACATGAGATGTGTTGAAACAAAGAGAAGGTAAGACACAGAAACTGTCCTGGCAGTTATCAGCCTACTAGACAGTGTTAGATAGGGATGAAATGGTACAAACATTAAGACTCCTGGTCGCCCCCCTCCCCAACACCTCAAACATGTTTACACGTTGACACCAACATCAACTCAGTATTCCTACCACCGGGGGCTGGTACTTTGTCCTACCTTCGTATTCAAGCTGCACCTCACATTCGATTGTGATCCGGCAAAAACACAGCGGGGTAAAGAATGTTTATAGCAAACAGGAGTACGCACTAAACAAgccaaagacaacattttgaaTGAATCAGCCTATGCCTCCTGTGGGGTGCTTATTACAGATGGATACAGCCTAAGTGACCGTTCATTATATAACCCTGGAGTAGGAAATAAGCCCCTTGCTGCAGACCAGCGCTCGTTATGAGAGTCAAACAAGAGCCGTCTATCTGGAGTGGATTCATTCAGCAGCCTGAACAATGTTAACATattgctcacacacacatattgcaTTTTCTATGAGTGGGgttttattttaagaaaaatataaagtatTGGCATTCCGGACAGTGCAATGGTCAGGAATTACATGGCTTATCTATCCATATTTTGCCAAATAAACCAGAATATACTGCAGCAACTGTTGCCATTTCACATTCTTCCACTACACTGAAACTGAACCATGGCCCCGAAACTGTGTTACGCAGAGAAGCGCAGATCTGGTGAACAGTTACCCCCCGGGGTTAGGCAGACAGGGAAGGGGTGCTCACCTCTGAGGGCTCATGGTGGGGTCGAGAACAGCCAGCCGCCACAAAACTACCATCTCGTCACACATGCTGGCACAGGCGTGAGCCGCCACCTCCGACTGCCCGTTGCTACGCCCAGTGTGCCCACTAGCACTGCTGTGGGATGCCGATGTACGCACACTGTACCACCAGCCTATaatctgaggagagaggagggaagagtCACAATGTACCACCAGCCTATaatctgaggagagaggagggaagagtCACACTGTACCACCAGCCTATaatctgaggagagaggagggaagagtCACAATATACCACCAGCCTATaatctgaggagagaggagggaagagtCACAATATACCACCAGCCTATaatctgaggagagaggagggaagagtCACACTGTACCACCAGCCTATaatctgaggagagaggagggaagagtCACACTGTACCACCAGCCTATaatctgaggagagaggagggaagagtCACAATGTACCACCAGCCTATaatctgaggagagaggagggaagagtCACACTGTACCACCAGCCTATAATCTGTGGACA
This genomic interval carries:
- the zswim8 gene encoding zinc finger SWIM domain-containing protein 8 isoform X6, giving the protein MELMFAEWEDGERFSFEDSDRFEEDSLCSFISEAESLCQNWRGWRKQSAGPNSPTVKIKDGQVIPLVELSAKQVAFHIPFEVVEKVYPPVPEQLQLRIAYWSFPENEEDIRLYSCLANGSPDEFQRGEQLYRMRAVKDPLQIGFHLSATVVSPQAGQSKGAYNVAVMFDRCRITSCSCTCGAGAKWCAHVVALCLFRIHNASAVCLRAPVSESLSRLQRDQLQKFAQYLISELPQQILPTAQRLLDELLSSQSTAINTVCGAPDPTAGPSASDQSTWYLDESTLSDNIKKTLHKFCGPSPVVFSDVNSMYLSSTEPPAAAEWACLLRPLRGREPEGIWNLLSIVREMFKRRDSNAAPLLEILTEQCLTYEQIIGWWYSVRTSASHSSASGHTGRSNGQSEVAAHACASMCDEMVVLWRLAVLDPTMSPQRRLELAAQLKQWHLKVIEIVKRGQHRKSLDKLFQGFKPAVESCYFNWEVAYPLPGITYCSADKKSASFCWARAVQQQRGAKASPSGDPPEPGGGGGRSGSSEGGGGDYKGRSPQQEVAVRPKETIASKRKGLSAGGTGGVLVRLGGAVSLSLEEGGSKGVYKGASSSSTGGKGKLAQAGKSSSGGSGGVGGKHQAAKRRTSSEDSSLEPDMAELSLDDGSSLALGAEASNTFDFTPPPPEMLPSPSPLLREPHKYSGGPKGAGNAPKERAFEGKRVTLAATLPVAEPQPAFPLKENVAGAVEAAVGVGKEVEVEAEMEVNGNDASPPPGDCRPSTSVAVVTVTSAAAKPPRGGRREAGQSNGAGLALEGAGGDPGGEDDYQAYYLSAASEEGAERAPENNHEEEPDIFAGIKPLEQEGQMEVLFACAEALHAHGYSNEACRLAVELAGDLLANPPDLKVEQPQTKGKKSKVSTSRQTQVATNTLVKTSFLLTVLSERLELHNLAFNTGMFSLELQRPPASTKALEVKLAYQESEVVALLKKIPLGLVEMTSIRDRAEQLRDGNFCDYRPVLPLMLASFIFDVLCTPVCTVVSPTGSRPPSRNRNNEMPGDEELGFEAAVAALGMKTTVSEAEHPLLCEGTRREKGDLALALMITYKDDQSKLKNILDKLLDRESQTHKPQTLSSFYSSKPAVSSQRSPSKHSAHGHGGATGGVSKHASNATAAAVSSSSVQVVASGGAAGQQACLAGSGGQNSAPAAEVAGEAREHDGAQPASCDQPSEAAPFKPEGTVPSRLALGGRGAYSGRCWGSPVRQKKKHTGMASIDSSAPETTSDSSPTLSRRPLRGGWAAASWGRGQDSDSISSSSSDSLGSSSSSGSRRAGGGARAKSTDTSRYKGRRPECHAPHVPNQPSEAAAHFYFELAKTVLIKAGGNSSTSIFTQPSASGGHQGPHRNLHLCAFEIGLYALGLHNFVSPNWLSRTYSSHVSWITGQAMEIGSAALNILVECWDGHLTPPEVASLADRASRARDPNMVRAAAELALSCLPHAHALNPNEIQRALVQCKEQDNVMLEKACMAVEEAAKGGGVYPEVLFEVAHQWYWLYEQTVGGGSGTQREGPGRCGANGGAGRRPPDAGHGLTDNSGPMDPSGVAAVTASVTAAAVVPVISVGSTIYQSHALPGSAIAHPHTQGLHPYTTIQAHLPTVCTPQYLGHPLQHVPRPTVFPVSGGAYPQGMHPAFLGAQYPFSVATGPHPPMAATAVTFPGVPVPSMTQIAVHPYHTETGLPLSTTVAGAASFSPFYPVGGVHSGSTIQAIQGSSLPGMSSQPASLVSTPFPSEDEQHSQPISQQGLHYLHSAYRVGMLALEMLGRRAHNDHPNNFSRSPPYTEDVKWLLGLAARLGVNYVYQFCVGAAKGVLSPFVLQEIIMEALQRLNPAHIHAHLRTPAFHQLVQRCQQAYLQYIHHRLIHLTPADYDDFVNIIRSARGAFCLTPVGMMQFNDVLQNLKRGKQTKELWQRISLEMATFSP
- the zswim8 gene encoding zinc finger SWIM domain-containing protein 8 isoform X4 gives rise to the protein MELMFAEWEDGERFSFEDSDRFEEDSLCSFISEAESLCQNWRGWRKQSAGPNSPTVKIKDGQVIPLVELSAKQVAFHIPFEVVEKVYPPVPEQLQLRIAYWSFPENEEDIRLYSCLANGSPDEFQRGEQLYRMRAVKDPLQIGFHLSATVVSPQAGQSKGAYNVAVMFDRCRITSCSCTCGAGAKWCAHVVALCLFRIHNASAVCLRAPVSESLSRLQRDQLQKFAQYLISELPQQILPTAQRLLDELLSSQSTAINTVCGAPDPTAGPSASDQSTWYLDESTLSDNIKKTLHKFCGPSPVVFSDVNSMYLSSTEPPAAAEWACLLRPLRGREPEGIWNLLSIVREMFKRRDSNAAPLLEILTEQCLTYEQIIGWWYSVRTSASHSSASGHTGRSNGQSEVAAHACASMCDEMVVLWRLAVLDPTMSPQRRLELAAQLKQWHLKVIEIVKRGQHRKSLDKLFQGFKPAVESCYFNWEVAYPLPGITYCSADKKSASFCWARAVQQQRGAKASPSGDPPEPGGGGGRSGSSEGGGGDYKGRSPQQEVAVRPKETIASKRKGLSAGGTGGVLVRLGGAVSLSLEEGGSKGVYKGASSSSTGGKGKLAQAGKSSSGGSGGVGGKHQAAKRRTSSEDSSLEPDMAELSLDDGSSLALGAEASNTFDFTPPPPEMLPSPSPLLREPHKYSGGPKGAGNAPKERAFEGKRVTLAATLPVAEPQPAFPLKENVAGAVEAAVGVGKEVEVEAEMEVNGNDASPPPGDCRPSTSVAVVTVTSAAAKPPRGGRREAGQSNGAGLALEGAGGDPGGEDDYQAYYLSAASEEGAERAPENNHEEEPDIFAGIKPLEQEGQMEVLFACAEALHAHGYSNEACRLAVELAGDLLANPPDLKVEQPQTKGKKSKVSTSRQTQVATNTLVKTSFLLTVLSERLELHNLAFNTGMFSLELQRPPASTKALEVKLAYQESEVVALLKKIPLGLVEMTSIRDRAEQLRDGNFCDYRPVLPLMLASFIFDVLCTPVCTVVSPTGSRPPSRNRNNEMPGDEELGFEAAVAALGMKTTVSEAEHPLLCEGTRREKGDLALALMITYKDDQSKLKNILDKLLDRESQTHKPQTLSSFYSSKPAVSSQRSPSKHSAHGHGGATGGVSKHASNATAAAVSSSSVQVVASGGAAGQQACLAGSGGQNSAPAAEVAGEAREHDGAQPASCDQPSEAAPFKPEGTVPSRLALGGRGAYSGRCWGSPVRQKKKHTGMASIDSSAPETTSDSSPTLSRRPLRGGWAAASWGRGQDSDSISSSSSDSLGSSSSSGSRRAGGGARAKSTDTSRYKGRRPECHAPHVPNQPSEAAAHFYFELAKTVLIKAGGNSSTSIFTQPSASGGHQGPHRNLHLCAFEIGLYALGLHNFVSPNWLSRTYSSHVSWITGQAMEIGSAALNILVECWDGHLTPPEVASLADRASRARDPNMVRAAAELALSCLPHAHALNPNEIQRALVQCKEQVHVRYSSVLQKTHRTTHDNVMLEKACMAVEEAAKGGGVYPEVLFEVAHQWYWLYEQTVGGGSGTQREGPGRCGANGGAGRRPPDAGHGLTDNSGPMDPSGVAAVTASVTAAAVVPVISVGSTIYQSHALPGSAIAHPHTQGLHPYTTIQAHLPTVCTPQYLGHPLQHVPRPTVFPVSGGAYPQCVCVPSQGMHPAFLGAQYPFSVATGPHPPMAATAVTFPGVPVPSMTQIAVHPYHTETGLPLSTTVAVGGVHSGSTIQAIQGSSLPGMSSQPASLVSTPFPSEDEQHSQPISQQGLHYLHSAYRVGMLALEMLGRRAHNDHPNNFSRSPPYTEDVKWLLGLAARLGVNYVYQFCVGAAKGVLSPFVLQEIIMEALQRLNPAHIHAHLRTPAFHQLVQRCQQAYLQYIHHRLIHLTPADYDDFVNIIRSARGAFCLTPVGMMQFNDVLQNLKRGKQTKELWQRISLEMATFSP